In Mariluticola halotolerans, one DNA window encodes the following:
- a CDS encoding ABC transporter permease has product MLAYSLNRLLSLSLSLVAASIVIFLLLEVVPGDPAAFMLGLNAAPDTVAALREQMGLDAPLIQRYFGWALGLLHGDFGISYTYKVPVSELIADRVMVSLPLAIFALGLSTLIAFPVGIIAASRRNSATDVSIMGVTQLGVAIPNFWFAMLLVLAFSITLRWFSAGGFPGWDAGLFEGLKALTLPAIALALPQASILARVMRSSLLDTLSEDYIRTARAKGLTRQQALWRHALRNALIPVLTIIGLQFSFLLAGAIIIENVFFLPGLGRLVFQGITQRDLIVVKSVVMLLVFAVISVTFIVDMAYALADPRLRRQSR; this is encoded by the coding sequence ATGCTCGCATATTCACTCAATCGTCTGCTATCGCTGTCGCTAAGCCTTGTGGCGGCGAGCATCGTGATTTTTCTGCTGCTTGAAGTTGTCCCCGGTGATCCGGCCGCCTTCATGCTGGGGCTCAATGCCGCCCCCGATACGGTGGCGGCCCTGCGCGAGCAGATGGGGCTGGATGCCCCCTTGATCCAGCGCTATTTCGGCTGGGCGCTGGGGCTGCTGCATGGCGATTTCGGCATCAGCTATACCTATAAGGTGCCGGTGAGCGAACTGATTGCCGACCGGGTGATGGTGTCGCTGCCGCTGGCGATTTTTGCGCTGGGACTTTCCACCCTGATTGCCTTTCCCGTTGGCATTATTGCCGCCTCGCGGCGCAATTCGGCGACGGATGTCTCCATCATGGGCGTGACGCAATTGGGGGTGGCTATTCCCAATTTCTGGTTTGCCATGCTGCTGGTCCTCGCGTTTTCCATAACCTTGCGCTGGTTTTCCGCCGGCGGTTTTCCCGGCTGGGACGCGGGCCTGTTTGAAGGGCTGAAGGCACTCACCCTGCCCGCCATCGCGCTGGCGCTGCCGCAGGCCTCTATCCTTGCGCGGGTGATGCGCTCATCGCTGCTCGATACGCTTTCGGAAGATTATATCCGCACCGCGCGCGCCAAGGGGCTGACCCGGCAACAGGCGCTGTGGCGGCATGCGCTGCGCAATGCGCTGATCCCGGTCCTGACGATTATCGGACTGCAATTCTCGTTTCTTCTCGCCGGGGCGATCATTATCGAAAACGTGTTCTTTCTGCCCGGGCTCGGGCGGCTGGTGTTTCAGGGCATTACCCAGCGCGACCTGATCGTTGTTAAAAGCGTCGTTATGCTGCTGGTGTTTGCGGTGATCAGCGTCACGTTTATTGTCGACATGGCCTATGCGCTGGCTGATCCGCGCCTGCGGAGGCAGAGCCGATGA
- a CDS encoding ABC transporter permease, whose product MSDVTIMGPKPDSLLRAALQSRSLTLGTAITLVFVIAALISFVWTPYDVTQLDIAGKLKGLSATHWLGTDHFGRDIFSMIMVGARTSIAVAVVAVGIGVALGVPLGLWAAAKRGTLMDEIIMRGNDLVFAFPALLIAILITAVFGPGAINAIVAIGIFNIPVFARLARGAALSLWTRDFVMAARVSGKGAVRISAEHILPNITNLLIVQGTIQFSLGILAEAALSYVGLGAQPPLPSWGRMLADAQTMISFAPHMALVPGLAIVLTVLGLNLMGDGLRDLFDPKLRRART is encoded by the coding sequence ATGAGTGATGTGACCATCATGGGCCCGAAGCCGGACAGCTTGTTGCGGGCCGCCTTGCAATCGCGCAGCCTGACGCTCGGGACGGCGATTACGCTGGTCTTTGTGATCGCGGCGCTGATCTCGTTTGTCTGGACGCCCTATGACGTGACCCAGCTCGATATCGCGGGCAAGCTGAAGGGCCTCTCCGCAACCCATTGGCTGGGGACGGACCATTTCGGGCGCGATATTTTTTCGATGATCATGGTGGGGGCCCGCACCTCGATTGCGGTTGCGGTTGTCGCCGTCGGGATTGGTGTGGCGCTCGGGGTGCCGCTGGGGCTTTGGGCTGCTGCCAAACGCGGCACGCTGATGGACGAGATCATCATGCGCGGCAATGATCTGGTATTTGCCTTTCCCGCGCTGTTGATCGCCATTCTGATTACCGCCGTATTCGGCCCGGGCGCGATCAATGCGATTGTCGCCATCGGCATTTTCAATATTCCGGTATTTGCGCGGCTGGCGCGCGGGGCGGCCTTGAGCCTCTGGACCCGCGATTTCGTGATGGCAGCGCGGGTTTCGGGCAAGGGCGCGGTGCGCATTTCAGCGGAACATATCCTGCCCAATATCACCAATCTTTTGATCGTGCAGGGCACGATCCAGTTCTCGCTCGGCATTCTGGCCGAGGCGGCGCTGTCCTATGTGGGGCTGGGTGCGCAACCGCCGCTGCCGAGCTGGGGGCGGATGCTGGCGGATGCGCAGACCATGATCAGCTTTGCGCCCCATATGGCGCTGGTGCCCGGGCTGGCGATTGTTTTGACCGTCCTGGGGCTGAACCTGATGGGTGACGGCTTGCGCGATCTGTTTGATCCCAAATTACGGCGGGCCCGCACATGA
- a CDS encoding ABC transporter ATP-binding protein, whose product MSLLTIENLCLSIGGFSILKDIDLAVDKGEILGVIGESGSGKSMTALATMQLLPAGSETGGSIKLDGVELLGKSEAEMCAIRGKDIGMIFQEPMTALNPVKTIGDQVAETVLVHGHKSREEALAIARETLNRVELPEDKFPMDRYPHELSGGQRQRVVIAMAIALRPRLLIADEPTTALDVTTQAQILTLLKKLVEEDRMGLILITHDLAVVAGIADHIAIMSAGDVVEAGETLHLFKHMQHPYSKALYAASSHQPERTPPVPDDKAVPVLEVSEVVRDYKLPRRSLFKAPGVFRAVNKVSFAIRRGENVGLVGESGCGKSTLSRAIMALEPTQAGAIRIDGEPVTTERGASLIARRKMQVVFQDPYGSFNPRHRVDRLVTEPFHLLGADAPQGKERDKRIAEALENVGLAASDAEKYIHEFSGGQRQRIAIARALIIHPSLIVLDEAVSALDVSIRAQILDLLADLSDRLHLSYLFISHDLSVVRAITDRVMVMKAGQIVESGETEEVFRNPTHPYTRELLAAAPNLEQALKTRSDAGLGASTTT is encoded by the coding sequence ATGAGCCTGCTGACCATTGAAAATCTCTGCCTGTCGATTGGCGGCTTTTCCATCCTCAAGGATATCGATCTTGCCGTCGATAAAGGGGAAATTCTCGGCGTGATCGGGGAGAGCGGCTCGGGCAAATCGATGACCGCGCTCGCCACCATGCAGCTTTTGCCCGCAGGGTCGGAAACCGGCGGCAGTATCAAGCTCGACGGGGTGGAATTGCTCGGCAAGTCCGAGGCCGAAATGTGCGCCATTCGCGGCAAAGACATTGGCATGATCTTTCAGGAGCCGATGACCGCGCTCAACCCGGTCAAGACCATTGGCGACCAGGTGGCCGAGACGGTGCTCGTGCATGGGCATAAAAGCCGGGAAGAGGCTCTGGCGATTGCCCGTGAAACCCTGAACCGGGTGGAACTGCCCGAAGACAAGTTTCCAATGGACCGCTATCCGCATGAACTCTCGGGCGGCCAGCGCCAGCGGGTGGTGATTGCCATGGCGATTGCCCTGCGCCCCCGATTGCTGATTGCCGATGAACCGACCACGGCGCTGGATGTGACGACCCAGGCGCAGATCCTGACCCTACTGAAAAAGCTGGTTGAGGAAGACCGGATGGGGCTGATCCTGATCACCCATGATCTGGCGGTCGTCGCGGGGATTGCCGACCATATTGCCATCATGAGTGCCGGCGATGTGGTGGAGGCGGGGGAAACGCTGCACCTGTTCAAACATATGCAGCATCCCTATTCCAAGGCGCTTTATGCCGCCTCCAGCCATCAGCCGGAGCGGACCCCGCCCGTGCCCGATGACAAGGCAGTACCGGTGCTCGAGGTCAGTGAGGTTGTGCGCGATTATAAATTGCCGCGCCGCTCGCTGTTCAAGGCACCGGGGGTTTTTCGCGCCGTCAACAAGGTGAGCTTTGCCATCAGGCGCGGCGAGAATGTGGGGCTGGTTGGGGAAAGCGGTTGCGGGAAATCGACGCTCAGCCGCGCCATCATGGCACTGGAGCCGACCCAGGCCGGTGCCATCCGCATTGACGGGGAACCGGTGACCACGGAGCGCGGCGCGAGCCTGATTGCCCGGCGCAAGATGCAGGTGGTATTTCAGGACCCCTATGGCTCGTTCAATCCGCGCCACCGGGTCGACCGGCTGGTGACCGAACCGTTTCATCTGCTGGGTGCCGACGCACCGCAGGGCAAGGAACGGGACAAAAGGATTGCCGAGGCGCTCGAAAATGTGGGGCTTGCGGCCAGTGACGCGGAAAAATACATCCACGAATTTTCCGGCGGGCAGCGCCAGCGCATTGCCATTGCCCGGGCGCTGATTATTCATCCCTCGCTGATCGTGCTCGATGAGGCGGTCTCGGCGCTTGATGTATCGATCAGGGCGCAAATTCTTGACCTGCTGGCCGATCTTTCCGACCGCTTGCACCTCTCCTATCTGTTCATTTCGCATGATCTCTCGGTGGTACGGGCGATTACCGACCGGGTGATGGTGATGAAGGCCGGGCAGATCGTTGAGAGTGGCGAGACCGAAGAAGTGTTCCGCAACCCCACCCATCCCTATACCCGCGAGCTTTTGGCCGCGGCACCCAATCTGGAACAGGCGCTGAAAACGCGCAGTGACGCGGGCCTTGGTGCCAGCACAACAACATAG
- a CDS encoding aldehyde dehydrogenase family protein produces MTEIWFDPTKCFIGGQWVAPAKGQTLTLENPSDGTPICEIARGTAEDIDAAVAAARTALKGEWGKLPALERGRILTRIGQKVLERVDELAALEARDVGKPLKQARADAVALARYMEFYGGAADKIHGETIPYLDGYTVYSLREPHGVTGHIVPWNYPMQIIGRSVGAALTMGNAAVLKPAEEACLTALAFAAIAEEAGLPKGALNVVPGLGEEAGAALSGHAGINHISFTGSVGVGSMIQAAAAKNVVPVTLELGGKSPQLVFADADLDKALPFLVNAGIQNAGQTCSAASRILVQREIYDEVVARMAERYRALKVGPAVADLDVGPLISARQKEIVTGFLDLIGDGRIVAQAEIVGDAPAGGHYVAPTLVADVTPDHRLAQEEIFGPVQVVIPFDTEEDAIAIANGTDFGLVAGIWTNDGGRQMRLARAISSGQVFINNYGAGGGVELPFGGTGKSGHGREKGFEALYGFSVLKTVAAHHG; encoded by the coding sequence ATGACCGAGATCTGGTTCGACCCCACAAAATGTTTCATCGGTGGCCAATGGGTGGCGCCCGCCAAGGGGCAAACCCTCACCCTCGAGAACCCCTCTGACGGCACGCCAATCTGTGAGATTGCGCGCGGGACCGCTGAGGACATTGATGCAGCCGTCGCGGCAGCACGCACAGCGCTTAAAGGGGAATGGGGCAAGCTGCCGGCTCTGGAACGCGGCCGCATTCTGACCCGAATCGGGCAGAAGGTGCTGGAGCGCGTGGATGAGCTGGCCGCACTTGAGGCGCGCGATGTGGGCAAGCCGCTGAAACAGGCGCGGGCCGATGCGGTGGCGCTGGCGCGCTATATGGAATTTTACGGCGGGGCCGCCGACAAGATCCATGGCGAGACCATTCCCTATCTCGATGGCTATACGGTTTATAGCCTGCGCGAACCGCATGGGGTGACCGGGCATATCGTGCCGTGGAATTATCCGATGCAGATCATTGGCCGTTCGGTGGGTGCCGCCCTGACCATGGGCAATGCTGCCGTATTAAAGCCGGCGGAAGAAGCCTGCCTGACCGCCCTCGCCTTTGCCGCGATTGCCGAAGAGGCGGGCCTGCCCAAGGGTGCGCTCAATGTGGTGCCGGGCCTCGGCGAAGAAGCGGGGGCCGCATTGTCCGGACATGCGGGCATCAACCATATCTCGTTTACCGGCTCGGTTGGGGTGGGCAGCATGATCCAGGCGGCGGCGGCGAAAAACGTGGTGCCGGTGACGCTGGAACTGGGGGGCAAGTCGCCGCAACTGGTGTTTGCCGATGCCGATCTCGACAAGGCGCTGCCCTTCCTCGTCAATGCGGGCATTCAGAACGCGGGCCAGACCTGTTCGGCGGCGTCGCGCATTCTGGTGCAGCGGGAAATTTATGACGAAGTGGTGGCGCGGATGGCGGAACGCTATCGCGCCTTGAAGGTGGGCCCGGCTGTGGCCGACCTTGATGTCGGACCGCTGATTTCGGCGCGGCAAAAAGAAATTGTCACCGGATTTCTCGACCTGATCGGCGACGGGCGCATTGTGGCGCAGGCCGAGATCGTCGGGGATGCGCCGGCAGGCGGGCATTATGTGGCCCCAACCCTTGTGGCTGATGTGACCCCCGACCATCGCCTGGCGCAGGAAGAGATTTTCGGGCCCGTGCAGGTGGTCATTCCCTTTGATACCGAAGAGGACGCCATAGCCATTGCCAATGGCACTGATTTTGGCCTTGTCGCCGGGATCTGGACGAATGATGGCGGCCGGCAGATGCGGCTGGCCCGCGCCATCAGTTCGGGGCAGGTATTCATCAATAATTACGGGGCCGGGGGCGGTGTGGAATTGCCGTTTGGCGGCACCGGCAAATCCGGGCATGGCCGCGAAAAGGGCTTTGAAGCGCTTTACGGCTTTTCCGTTTTAAAGACAGTGGCGGCGCATCATGGCTGA
- a CDS encoding SDR family oxidoreductase yields the protein MRLEGKSAIVTGGASGFGAGIVRKFAAEGARVMIADINIEGAKALAAELGNGALAQQVDVSRDESVSRLAAAAIMAFGKLDILVNNAGVSHQPAALDDISEADFDRVFLVNMKSVYLTARHLVPHMKANKAGAILNVASTAGVSPRPRLSWYNASKGWMINATKSMAVELAPIGIRVNAINPVAGETPLLKTFMGEDTPEMRAKFLSTIPMGRFSTPEDMGNAACYLCSDEASMVTGVAMEVDGGRCI from the coding sequence ATGCGGCTTGAAGGTAAGAGCGCCATTGTAACCGGCGGGGCGTCGGGCTTTGGCGCGGGGATTGTGCGCAAGTTCGCCGCCGAAGGCGCGCGGGTGATGATTGCCGATATCAATATCGAGGGCGCAAAGGCTTTGGCCGCCGAACTGGGCAATGGCGCTTTGGCGCAGCAGGTTGACGTCTCGCGCGACGAGAGCGTTTCGCGGCTGGCAGCAGCGGCGATCATGGCATTCGGCAAGCTCGATATTCTGGTCAATAATGCCGGGGTTTCGCACCAGCCGGCAGCGCTGGATGATATTTCGGAAGCCGATTTTGACCGGGTGTTTCTGGTCAATATGAAATCGGTCTATCTGACCGCACGGCATCTGGTGCCACATATGAAGGCCAACAAGGCGGGGGCCATTCTCAATGTCGCCTCGACCGCCGGGGTCAGCCCGCGTCCGCGCCTCTCCTGGTACAACGCGTCCAAGGGCTGGATGATCAATGCGACCAAATCCATGGCCGTGGAACTGGCGCCGATCGGCATTCGCGTCAACGCGATCAATCCGGTGGCGGGCGAGACGCCGTTGCTGAAAACCTTCATGGGCGAAGACACGCCTGAGATGCGGGCCAAGTTCCTCTCGACCATTCCGATGGGGCGGTTTTCCACCCCTGAGGATATGGGCAATGCCGCGTGCTATTTGTGCTCGGATGAAGCCTCGATGGTGACCGGTGTGGCAATGGAAGTGGATGGTGGCCGCTGCATCTAG
- a CDS encoding P1 family peptidase, which translates to MQPGPRNLITDVAGLRVGNAEDHKVKSGVTVLIGDKPFVAAVDVMGGAPGTRETDLLAPDKLVEAIDALVLSGGSAFGLDAGSGVTDALARAGRGFEVGPVRVPIVPGAIIFDLINGGDKQWGTNPYRGLGEQALENAAEDFALGTAGAGTGALTAGLKGGLGSASLVLENGITVGALVVANPTGTVTMGPHPNFWANAFEMNGEFGGLGPAGEPVSFAETAMTKAQVMAEIANTTIAIVATDAVLTKAQAKRMAVAAHDGMGRAISPAHTPVDGDLIFAVSTGEKALQDPLADAIALGHAASVCLARAIARAVYLASPAPGDLAPSWQEKFGGR; encoded by the coding sequence ATGCAGCCGGGACCGCGCAATCTGATTACCGATGTGGCTGGCCTTCGGGTTGGCAATGCCGAGGACCACAAGGTCAAATCCGGGGTGACGGTTTTGATCGGCGACAAGCCGTTTGTGGCCGCTGTCGATGTGATGGGTGGCGCGCCGGGGACGCGCGAGACCGATTTGCTGGCACCGGACAAGCTGGTGGAGGCGATCGACGCGCTGGTGCTCTCAGGCGGCTCGGCCTTTGGGCTTGATGCCGGGTCCGGGGTGACGGATGCCTTGGCGCGGGCCGGCCGCGGATTTGAGGTTGGGCCGGTCAGGGTGCCGATTGTACCGGGGGCGATCATTTTCGATCTGATCAATGGCGGCGACAAGCAATGGGGCACCAATCCTTATCGCGGGCTGGGCGAACAGGCGCTTGAGAACGCCGCCGAGGATTTTGCCCTTGGCACAGCCGGGGCCGGCACCGGGGCGCTGACAGCGGGGCTTAAAGGCGGGCTTGGGTCGGCCTCGCTGGTGCTTGAAAACGGCATAACCGTTGGGGCGCTGGTGGTGGCCAACCCCACCGGGACGGTGACCATGGGCCCACACCCCAATTTCTGGGCCAATGCGTTTGAGATGAACGGCGAATTTGGTGGGCTGGGGCCGGCAGGTGAACCGGTCAGCTTTGCCGAGACGGCGATGACCAAGGCGCAGGTGATGGCCGAAATCGCCAATACCACCATCGCCATTGTGGCGACCGATGCGGTGCTGACCAAGGCGCAGGCGAAACGCATGGCGGTGGCGGCCCATGATGGCATGGGCCGCGCGATCAGCCCGGCGCATACACCCGTCGACGGGGATTTGATCTTTGCAGTATCGACCGGCGAAAAAGCGCTGCAAGACCCGCTGGCCGATGCGATTGCGCTGGGGCATGCCGCCTCAGTGTGTCTGGCGCGGGCAATCGCGCGGGCGGTCTATCTCGCCAGCCCTGCCCCCGGTGACCTTGCGCCGAGCTGGCAGGAAAAATTCGGCGGGCGCTGA
- a CDS encoding bifunctional diguanylate cyclase/phosphodiesterase, with translation MQAHRDSELSALQNEILEAVATGMPLAEVAEILCRRAEALAPDAICTVAAIDTEGLIHPVAGPSLPRSYGEAIDGVPIGPEVGSCGTAAYFGTPVEVVDIATDRRWKNYTGLALPLGLRACWSSPIKSPDGQVVGTFAFYYRQSRGPSDMERQLVDTCVHLCSIAMERAEVSRRLQHLAYHDQLTGLHNRYAFDEIITQSMAVPDHGFGLLMLDIDNLKQVNDSMGHAVGDQLICEVGNRLANAGTGMHVYRLGGDEFAVLCPDCDDPEALAGIAARLLGQMERPHECEGNTILLQITIGGVLSNRDGTSADTLRQNADLALYHAKHTARGEYIHFHPGLRTSIQRRTEQIALLDKALDENRVFAHFQPVVCMRRARIVGVEALARIRTPEGEVISAGSFAMGLTDSKNAYRLTSCMLEQIASAMRGWMDEGLELRHVALNLSTVDFHRGDLEQRLIAPFKAHNVPLHFLQIEVTENVLMDQEVAGMVTRLRAQGLQVALDDFGTGFASLSHLKDFPLDYIKIDKSFVDSLLSDIACGAIVEALISMAQKMQIGIIAEGVETLEQARRLLEIGCPLGQGYHYARPVDRDAIAVLLRTFDGTAKTVADTTLQVRNSA, from the coding sequence ATGCAAGCGCATCGTGATTCAGAATTGTCGGCATTGCAGAACGAGATACTTGAAGCCGTGGCCACCGGCATGCCGCTTGCCGAGGTTGCTGAAATCCTGTGTCGCCGGGCCGAAGCGCTTGCCCCTGATGCCATTTGCACGGTCGCCGCGATTGATACCGAGGGATTGATACATCCCGTCGCCGGCCCCAGCCTGCCCAGATCCTATGGCGAGGCGATTGACGGCGTCCCTATCGGTCCGGAGGTGGGCTCGTGTGGCACAGCCGCCTATTTCGGCACACCGGTGGAAGTTGTTGATATCGCCACGGACCGGCGCTGGAAAAATTATACCGGTCTCGCGCTGCCGCTCGGATTGCGGGCCTGCTGGTCCAGCCCGATCAAATCACCCGACGGGCAGGTGGTTGGCACATTTGCATTTTACTACCGCCAGTCGCGCGGCCCCAGCGATATGGAACGCCAGCTCGTCGATACGTGCGTGCACTTGTGTTCCATTGCCATGGAGCGCGCCGAGGTCAGCCGGCGGCTGCAGCATCTGGCCTACCACGATCAGCTGACCGGCCTGCACAATCGCTACGCCTTCGATGAAATCATCACCCAGAGCATGGCGGTTCCCGACCATGGTTTTGGCCTGCTCATGCTCGACATCGATAATCTGAAACAGGTCAATGACAGCATGGGTCATGCCGTCGGGGACCAGTTGATCTGCGAGGTCGGCAATCGTCTGGCCAATGCGGGCACGGGCATGCATGTTTATCGTCTCGGCGGCGACGAATTTGCGGTGTTGTGTCCTGATTGCGATGATCCCGAGGCCTTGGCCGGCATTGCCGCACGCCTGCTCGGCCAGATGGAACGCCCCCATGAATGCGAGGGCAACACCATCTTGCTGCAAATCACCATTGGCGGCGTGCTCAGTAACAGGGACGGGACCAGTGCCGACACATTGCGCCAGAATGCTGACCTGGCCCTTTATCATGCCAAACATACCGCCAGGGGCGAATATATCCACTTTCATCCCGGTCTGCGCACCTCGATCCAGCGCCGCACCGAACAGATCGCCCTGCTCGACAAGGCGCTGGATGAAAACCGGGTCTTTGCCCATTTCCAGCCCGTAGTGTGCATGCGCCGGGCGCGGATTGTCGGCGTGGAAGCGCTGGCCCGCATCCGCACACCCGAGGGCGAGGTCATCAGCGCGGGCTCCTTTGCCATGGGCCTCACCGATTCAAAAAATGCCTATCGCCTGACCTCCTGCATGCTCGAACAGATCGCCAGCGCCATGCGCGGCTGGATGGATGAGGGGCTGGAATTGCGGCATGTGGCGCTCAATCTTTCCACTGTCGATTTCCATCGTGGCGATCTCGAACAACGTCTGATCGCGCCCTTCAAGGCCCACAATGTGCCCCTGCATTTCCTGCAGATCGAAGTCACTGAAAACGTCTTGATGGATCAGGAAGTTGCGGGCATGGTCACCCGTTTGCGCGCCCAGGGCCTGCAGGTGGCGCTCGATGATTTTGGCACCGGCTTTGCCTCACTTAGCCATCTCAAGGATTTCCCGCTCGATTATATCAAGATCGACAAATCCTTCGTCGACAGCCTGCTCTCCGACATTGCCTGTGGTGCCATTGTCGAGGCGCTGATCAGCATGGCGCAAAAAATGCAGATCGGCATCATTGCCGAAGGCGTCGAAACGCTGGAGCAGGCCAGGCGCCTGCTTGAGATTGGGTGTCCGCTGGGGCAGGGCTATCATTATGCCCGCCCTGTTGATCGCGACGCTATCGCCGTTTTGCTGCGCACCTTTGATGGCACGGCCAAGACGGTTGCAGACACCACGCTTCAGGTGCGCAATTCGGCCTGA
- a CDS encoding methyl-accepting chemotaxis protein gives MKAPDATASMPEALQSRLDFLKLDHESAARLAGVRHHVDKHLPLALSAFYDQIKQVPAVAGFFAGQAQMDRAESRQAAHWRAIASGELDAAYYQASAHVGLRHAEIGLEPRWHIGGYGVIFETLMRGIIRDSIDAALTPQTGRFGRKAPVDPDHVRAEAERMGENLADLLKSMLLDVDIGVSAYFDKLTANAAAEQAAASDKINRAVTLTGEVLRHVVDGDLDKHITAEFDPEFEQIKQDTNAVVDKLADIVARLRTTSGAVKTATGEILSGANDLADRTTRQAATIEETSAAMDQLAQTVSSNAAKARSARDTSQGVSEIAEAGGSVMHEANEAMQRITASSAKISRIIGMIDDIAFQTNLLALNASVEAARAGEAGKGFAVVAVEVRRLAQSAANASSEVKQLVEQSESEVGDGSRLVADAAEKLTHILEAVHKNAAVMDEIARDSHDQATAIDEMNSAVRHMDEMTQHNAALVEEINAAIEQTEAQASGLDRIVSVFSLGARPRPGNASAHQDYARSA, from the coding sequence ATGAAGGCCCCCGACGCGACGGCATCTATGCCGGAGGCTCTGCAGTCACGACTGGATTTTCTGAAGCTGGATCATGAATCAGCGGCTCGCCTTGCAGGTGTGCGCCACCATGTCGATAAACACCTGCCACTGGCCCTCAGCGCGTTTTACGATCAAATAAAACAGGTGCCTGCGGTCGCCGGGTTTTTCGCGGGCCAGGCCCAGATGGACCGCGCCGAGAGCCGTCAGGCGGCGCATTGGCGCGCCATTGCCAGCGGCGAGCTCGATGCCGCCTATTATCAGGCCAGCGCGCATGTGGGGTTGCGGCACGCAGAAATCGGTCTTGAGCCCCGCTGGCATATCGGTGGCTATGGCGTAATTTTCGAAACGCTGATGCGCGGTATTATTCGCGACAGCATCGATGCAGCGCTGACCCCGCAGACCGGGCGCTTTGGCCGGAAGGCGCCTGTCGATCCCGATCATGTGCGGGCCGAGGCTGAGCGCATGGGGGAAAATCTCGCTGATCTGCTCAAATCCATGCTGCTTGATGTCGATATCGGGGTGTCCGCCTATTTTGACAAGCTGACAGCCAATGCCGCCGCAGAACAGGCCGCGGCCAGCGACAAGATCAACCGGGCGGTCACGCTGACCGGCGAGGTCCTGCGCCATGTCGTTGATGGGGATCTCGATAAACACATCACCGCCGAGTTTGATCCTGAATTTGAACAGATCAAGCAGGACACCAATGCGGTTGTCGACAAGCTGGCCGATATTGTGGCGCGGCTGCGCACCACCTCGGGCGCGGTCAAAACAGCCACCGGCGAGATCCTGTCCGGTGCCAATGATCTGGCCGACCGGACAACGCGGCAGGCGGCAACCATCGAAGAGACATCGGCGGCCATGGATCAGTTGGCCCAAACCGTCTCCAGCAATGCGGCCAAGGCCCGCAGCGCGCGGGATACCTCGCAAGGGGTGTCGGAGATTGCCGAGGCGGGCGGCAGCGTCATGCACGAGGCGAATGAGGCCATGCAGCGCATCACCGCCTCCAGCGCCAAGATCTCCAGAATCATCGGCATGATCGATGATATCGCCTTCCAGACCAACCTTCTGGCGCTCAACGCCTCGGTCGAGGCGGCGCGGGCCGGGGAGGCCGGCAAGGGCTTTGCCGTGGTCGCGGTAGAGGTGCGCCGGCTGGCGCAGTCCGCCGCCAATGCGTCATCTGAGGTCAAGCAACTGGTCGAACAAAGCGAGAGCGAAGTGGGCGATGGGTCGCGCCTTGTGGCCGATGCCGCCGAAAAGCTGACGCATATTCTGGAGGCCGTGCACAAGAATGCGGCCGTCATGGATGAAATTGCCAGAGACAGTCATGATCAGGCAACGGCGATTGACGAGATGAATTCGGCCGTGCGGCATATGGATGAAATGACGCAACACAATGCGGCACTGGTCGAGGAAATAAATGCGGCCATCGAGCAGACCGAGGCCCAGGCTTCAGGGCTGGACCGGATCGTCAGCGTCTTCTCGCTTGGCGCAAGACCGCGCCCCGGCAACGCATCTGCCCATCAGGATTATGCCCGCAGCGCCTGA